In Oreochromis niloticus isolate F11D_XX linkage group LG18, O_niloticus_UMD_NMBU, whole genome shotgun sequence, one genomic interval encodes:
- the LOC109195713 gene encoding uncharacterized protein LOC109195713, whose translation MSDLDDFIRLYFRLSFSNKEILSILAHSHQTIISVRTLKRICKRLGLFRRKNQSNLEEVLAFVQQEIMTNGQMQGYRWLHLRAIQHGFVVSQDTVRCIIKLVDPQGVELRRARRLRRRQYSCRGPNALWHMDGYDKLKPYGIAISGCIDGFSRYVVWMEAYTTNNDPKLIASYFLKTVSCINGCPERLRADRGTENGCVEQMQMFLRRNHTDSFAGEKSFLYGRSTANQRIEGWWATLRKQSAQFWMNLFQSFQDDGHFTGDFLDKSLIQFCFLNLIQDELDEVVNTWNSHKIRPSGSAASGRPVVMYSFPELHSAEDRLKPISMEDITLCMEECSPKGQYPCDETVFELCCLLMVENEWDAPGDPLGAADLYIRLREEILQSI comes from the exons ATGTCAGATTTGGATGACTTTATAAGACTGTATTTCAGACTTTCCTTCAgtaacaaagaaatactttcaatTTTAGCACATAGTCATCAGACAATTATAAGTGTTCGAACTCTAAAGAGAATTTGTAAAAGACTTGGGCTCTTTAGAAGGAAGAATCAATCAAACTTGGAGGAAGTGCTAGCCTTTGTCCAACAAGAGATCATGACAAATGGACAGATGCAAGGTTATCGTTGGCTACATCTTCGTGCAATTCAACATGGATTTGTGGTGTCACAAGATACTGTAAGATGCATAATCAAATTGGTAGACCCTCAAGGTGTGGAACTGAGACGAGCTCGACGGTTGAGAAGACGTCAGTACAGCTGCAGAGGGCCAAATGCTCTCTGGCACATGGATGGCTATGACAAGTTGAAACCATATGGTATTGCTATCAGTGGCTGCATAGATGGTTTTAGCCGCTATGTTGTATGGATGGAGGCTTATACCACAAACAATGACCCTAAATTGATTGCAAgttattttctgaaaacagtTTCATGCATCAATGGATGTCCAGAGAGGTTACGTGCTGACCGAGGTACAGAAAATGGTTGTGTCGAACAAATGCAGATGTTTTTACGGAGAAACCACACAGACAGTTTTGCAGGTGAGAAAAGTTTCCTTTACGGAAGAAGTACAGCCAACCAACGTATAGAAGGATGGTGGGCTACCCTACGCAAACAGAGTGCACAATTTTGGATGAACTTATTTCAAAGTTTTCAGGATGATGGCCACTTCACAGGGGATTTTTTGGACAAAAGTCTTATCCAGTTCTGCTTTCTCAATCTTATTCAG GATGAACTTGATGAAGTTGTGAACACATGGAACTCGCACAAAATCCGGCCAAGTGGTAGTGCAGCATCGGGTCGACCAGTAGTAATGTACTCATTTCCAGAGCTGCACAGTGCTGAGGACAGACTGAAACCTATTTCTATGGAGGATATCACTTTGTGTATGGAAGAGTGTAGCCCAAAAGGTCAATACCCCTGTGATGAAACAGTCTTTGAACTGTGTTGTCTGCTTATGGTAGAAAATGAATGGGATGCCCCAGGAGATCCACTTGGTGCTGCAGATCTGTATATTAGGTTAAGAGAAGAAATACTGCAAAGTATTTAA
- the LOC109195712 gene encoding uncharacterized protein LOC109195712: MVDISDFLRGRGVPEDAVLLMEEQKIDCDVIALMDDATLANYIPSYGDRIALFNFCKSKQPLSKRKLGLLQKLREKMKTRKESPKENTSHTDAGIRQTKKQKATRNVEIGWIHSDGKVAKQVRAKQGGGTRKIQMATDAGLKDILQEGKKLFFPDGISPKGCETDFEFEVWDFKQNHLTDDTCQSIGNMYEAARLTMLRFYIATKPKDPEEDASETSEVVFVSESSGSDSNPLQVGEVRGNFDEVITGSEISDDPEITFGPIFDAEEDTEDTLVYEGFLVPLSPPNSENVITITIRHTDTLRDMITAFSDAEILRKTLNVKRILPDNTEEPGTGSGILRDVLTCFWHEFYERCTLGATVKVPFIRHDFPAEKWKAVGRILLKGYEECQYFPNKLAIPFLEQVLFNGVYSDLKAHFLQFVSSQECDVLMEAVKNFSAVDLDDLVEVLDSYGCRKRITAETLPTILDEIAHKELVQKPMFVIDCWREIINPHISLSPEALTKLFSELQPTSKKVCQLLKFAVDLTPQQKEVKNHLKRFIRELDNIKLQKFMRFCTGSDLIVTNSIYVEFQDMTEFTRRPVGHTCGNVLQLANSYENFPDFRSEFNAVLESNVWVMDIV; encoded by the exons ATGGTGGATATAAGTGATTTTTTGCGTGGCCGAGGGGTCCCCGAAGATGCTGTTTTATTAATGGAAGAGCAGAAg ATTGACTGTGACGTCATAGCACTGATGGATGACGCAACTTTGGCAAACTACATTCCCTCGTACGGAGACCGAATTGCCCTCTTCAATTTCTGCAAAAGCAAGCAACcactgtcaaaaagaaaactaggACTTCTGCAAAAACTTCGTGAGAAAATGAAAACCAGAAAAGAAAGTCCAAAGGAGAACACCTCACATACAGATGCAGGAATAAGACAGACAAAGAAGCAAAAAGCAACACGAAATGTTGAGATAGGATGGATACATAGTGATGGAAAAGTAGCCAAACAGGTGAGAGCGAAGCAGGGAGGTGGCACTAGAAAAATTCAAATGGCCACTGATGCTGGATTAAAAGATATTCTTCAAGAAggaaagaaacttttttttcctgatggcATATCTCCTAAGGGATGTGAAACAGATTTTGAGTTTGAGGTTTGGGACTTTAAACAGAACCACCTTACTGATGATACCTGCCAGTCTATTGGCAATATGTATGAGGCAGCGAGACTGACAATGTTACGCTTCTACATCGCAACAAAACCAAAAGATCCTGAAGAAGATGCCAGCGAGACATCTGAAGTGGTGTTTGTCTCAGAAAGCAGTGGCAGTGATAGTAATCCATTGCAAGTGGGGGAAGTCAGGGGTAATTTTGATGAAGTCATCACTGGTTCAGAAATTTCAGATGATCCAGAAATAACTTTTGGGCCAATTTTTGATGCTGAAGAAGATACAGAAGACACATTAGTCTATGAGGGTTTTCTTGTACCCCTCAGTCCACCTAATTCAGAGAACGTAATAACAATCACCATACGTCATACTGACACTTTACGTGACATGATTACTGCTTTCTCTGATGCAGAGATTTtgagaaaaacactgaatgtgAAGCGCATACTTCCAGACAACACAGAAGAACCAGGCACTGGATCAGGAATACTAAGAGATGTACTCACATGCTTCTGGCATGAATTTTATGAGCGATGCACCCTAGGTGCAACAGTTAAAGTGCCATTCATTCGCCATGATTTTCCTGCTGAAAAATGGAAGGCAGTTGGGCGAATACTCTTGAAAGGTTATGAAGAATGTCAGTATTTTCCAAATAAACTTGCAATCCCTTTTCTGGAGCAAGTGCTTTTCAATGGTGTTTACAGTGATCTTAAAGCACACTTTCTACAGTTTGTCAGCAGCCAAGAATGTGATGTTTTGATGGAAGCAGTAAAAAATTTCTCTGCAGTTGACTTGGATGATCTTGTGGAAGTTCTTGACAGCTATGGCTGTAGAAAAAGAATCACTGCTGAGACTCTTCCTACAATCCTTGATGAAATAGCACACAAAGAACTTGTCCAAAAACCAATGTTTGTTATTGACTGCTGGAGGGAGATCATCAACCCCCATATCTCCCTCAGTCCGGAGGCACTGACCAAGTTATTCTCTGAACTGCAACCAACTTCAAAAAAAGTGTGCCAGCTCCTGAAATTTGCTGTGGATTTGACTCCACaacaaaaagaagtgaaaaatcATCTCAAAAGATTCATCAGAGAGTTGGATAACATTAAACTTCAGAAATTTATGCGTTTCTGCACCGGATCTGACCTTATAGTAACAAACAGTATTTATGTGGAATTTCAAGATATGACAGAGTTTACAAGAAGACCAGTCGGACACACGTGTGGGAATGTTCTGCAGCTAGCTAACAGCTATGAAAACTTCCCAGATTTCCGTTCTGAATTTAATGCAGTTCTTGAAAGTAATGTCTGGGTGATGGACATTGTTTAG